The Sporohalobacter salinus genomic interval AATATCCCCCTTAATTAATTTATTAATATAATGACAACTTATAACCAAAAATATTCATCGGGGAGTTAAAAAACAATCTCAGACCTAGTTAATCCAGATAAAAACTTTAGAAAGTATAATTATTTGCTCCTGTTGTCTCGGTTAATATCTTCTGCTTAAAATAACATTTTACATACTTGACTTGAAATTAATTCATAAATAGATTAACAGTTCACTATCGTTGCATTGTTAAAAAAGTTAATCAAATTATTTAAATTAAACCCAGCCTTAGAAAAAGCCTGGGAACTCAAAGAAGAGTTTAGAAACGTACCACAAATAGCGGAGCCTAATTAACTTTCACAATAGTTAATGGAAAGCTATTTAATTTTAAATAATTAACGGGGGTATAAAAACAAATATTATTTTTAACAATAGTTTTTTAAATCAACATTATCACTGCTAGTAAAATTTTTGAAAATTTTATCTTTAGATTATATTAGAGTTGCTAAAAGATGAATTATGAAATTGCTTTAATTAAACATATTGAATGTCTATTTCTTCTTCTTTTGAATTAGCACTACTATTCAGAATAAACCTTAACTCTAAAATATGTTTTTTAACAATGGCCTTCACATTTTCTGGATTCATAATTGGAGGAATCTTTACAATTTGTTTTTCTTGGTCTGGATTCCACTTTACAACTACTTCATTTTTCCTTAAAGATACTTTTATATTCTTTTTATCGATTTTCTCCGGTATCTTTAAGTTGAAACTAATGGAATCTAATTTAGAAATGATAGAATTATCAAAAGACGGAGAAGTAAAATAATTATTTTCTTTTTCATTTGTTTCCTTATGAATCGCATTAGAAGTCTCAAATAACTTGTTCATTTTTTTCAATGATTTATTAAGTGTATCCTGAACATGTTCCTGTATCTGAGACTTTTCAATTGATTTTTCTTTATTGTATCTTAAAGATTGAGTTAATATATCTTGAATATACTTTTTTATCTCTGATTTATTAGATGATTCAGGAGTTTGCCCTTCCTCTTTTAAAGCCTGTTCCACAACATCACTAATATAATCTTCTAAAAAAGAAAAATCAATCATATTTTCATTTGTCGAATTATTACCCACTTTTTCCTCCTTTCATCATCAACAATATAATTAAATTTCATTGTCATGTTCTTGTAACTTAACAGCTACTAATTCCTTAGCCCAATCAGGAATCTTATCATTTTCCATTTGATCAAATATATCTATTTGACTTGAATCCCTAAGCAAAGAAGATATATCTTCAATACTATTATTATTTCCACTAATTGAGCCAAAACCTTGACTATGCTTTTTATAACTTTTAAATCCAATAGGTAAATTAGTTCCCAGGTTAAAACAAGATGCTCCTTCAATTGTATCAATATTAATCTCTCCAATAAAAAAATTTAGTGATAAAGACATCATTCCCCCCCTTTATAAAATTATGCACATAGAATATTTGATTTTTATTTTTTAGTAAATTTTTTATTAATTTTAGGTTCAGTACTTTCCTGATCATAATTTTTCTTTTGCTCCTTAGCTTTGAAATTAGTTCTAGAATTTTTTTGCTTCGTTTTATTTTTATTCTTCTTTTTTTCTTCATCCTTAATTACTTCAACTCCAAAATTATTTCCTAAATTCAAAGCACCACCCAACTCTTCAACATTTAATTCTTTCAAACTAAATGTTAAATCATCTAATTGAGGATTATCTACATTTAATTTTTCAATAGTAATCTGACATTCAAGTGTTTCATCACTAATCTTTTCAATTATAGCTTCTATTTTCTCTAATCGTTTATTTAACTTAGTTAATTTATCTTTACTTTTACTTTCTATTTTAAATATACTTTTTAATCTATCTAACCATCCCAAACATTCACCTCCATGTTAATAGAGCATCAATCAAAGATTATATATTTTCTTTAAAACCTGATTTGATAATTATACTTTTAGTATTAGATAATTTATTATAATTACCATCTAATATTCCATAACCTTCATTGGACTTTGCAAATGCATTCCATTTTACCTGCAAGTTATCCCCAGAAAACATACCGGACGAATTATTAATCTCACCTATTTTAAGCTCCTTAACTTTAATCCCCACCATTTTGTCCCCCTTTATCAATTGTAGGATTATCAACATTATCCGGATCAATAACTAAATTCAAAGGTTTTAAAACAAAGTTATTCTCTCCGTCTACTGCACCAAATGCTGTATTAGACTTATTTTGTGACTTCCAAAACCATTGCGAATTATTGCCAACAAAAACTCCTGAAAGATTACTAATCGAATCAACATTAATACTTTCAAAAACAACATTAGAAGATACTTTTTTCTTTGACATTCATTTTCACCCTATAACTGCTGATCCACGGATGAAGGTACAAAATCAGAATCAGATATCGGAGTATCAACTACATCATCATCAACAATTAAATTTATTGCACCTACTATCAAGCCAACTCCAGTAATGCCTCCACTACCTTCATTAACTTTACTGTGAGTATCCCAATCAGGTTGAGCATTTTCTCCCATAGCAATCGGAGAATTGGTACTAATACTATTAACATTAATGGTGTTATAAACAATATTTACAGACATAAACTCCCCTCCTTACGCTCATTTCAATATATTAAAATTAAAAGTTATTCCTAAATCTCTACTAAAAATTTATGTGGTTTGCTATAAATATATGTCCATCTAAATTAATTTGTTTCTATATACAGTAAGGTTAAGCAATCTGAGATTTAGTATGAAAAACTTCAATCTTAATATAATCTGAACCATTAGCTACAATTGCTCCATCAGCTGTTTCTGTTAACTGATCTTGAGAAGTAACTTCTTCATTTCCCCATAGGAGCCATAGCTACCCTATTCTTTATTTCCACTGAATTAATTTAAATAGGTTCAAATAACTTTGAATTATTCACAAATCCCCCCCCTTGATTAATTTATTAATATGATGATATATTAAATCTAAAAATATTTATAGATTGTAAAAATAATCTTTAATACTTCTAATTAATGAATAATTAATTTTTATTTATAAAAACTAAAATTAAATATCCTAATTATATTATATAAAGGAGAATAAATAATAAAATGTCATTTCTAGAAAACTTATTAGGAACAAATAAAAAACTTGAACAACCTCACACTAAAATCAGTGGGCAAGAAGCTCACCATTTATGGAATTTATCTCAGATGCATCATATATTTCTAGATAATATAAAATTAAACTTAAATTTTGTCCACGATGAAGATTTTAAACATATTTTAAAAGAACATCGAGATTATTTTCAAAATAAAGTCAACAAAATTGAAAATATTATGCAAAAATATTCAATTAAAAGCACTAAACCAAGTTCCAAAGATATTCAACTTCCAGAGAGAGTAGAAATTATACAAGATCCTGATATAGCTCAACTATTATATATATTCCTACGAGCTAATATATCCGTCCAAATAAAAACAATTAAAGATACCATATTTAGTGATGATCTCCGAAACAAATTTATCGAATTTACAAAAAATGCTGTAGATAATCTTGATGAATATATTGAATATTTAAAGGGGAAGAATTGGATTGATTATCCTCCTCTATATAAAAGCAGTAAAACTAATGAAGAAGTAGCTGCAAATGAAATCTATCACCTGTGGGAACATTTAAATTATCGCTATATTCACATTGAACAAACAAAAATTTATATTGGTTTTATTAGTGATGATGACTTCAAAGCTTTACTCAATAAAGGATTAAATACCTTGGAAAAGCAAATAAATGAATTAGAAGACATGCTCTTAAAACATGGAGTTACTTTACCTACTAAATATCCAGAAAGCATTCCTTATCCTAAGAATAATGAAGTACTTGGAGATGAATATATCTTTAATATGATATTAAATGGTATGCAGAATGCTGCTTTTTTACATGGCTCAAGTATTCAAGAAATGATAGTTAACAAACAAATAAGAAATTATTTTAAACAGCTATTATATACAGAAATGGACTTAATTAATCAGTTAATTAAGTATGGTAAAGTAAAGGGATGGCTCTCTAGTGTTCCTAAATTAAAACGAGTTCAAGAATAAAAATGGGCCCGATTAAGGCCCAAGTATAACTAATATTTTATTTATTTAGCTTCAACCATTAAGTTTGTAATTTTATCACTAAACTCAACTGGATCTTCTGGCGTAAATCCTTCTACTAAAGAAGCTAGAGAATATAATAACTTGCTATATTCAGCTAATCGATCGGAATTACCTTCTGTAACATGAATCTTTTTCAACTTAGAAAATAGATCATGTTGAGGATTAATTTCTAAAATTCGCTGGGCTTGACCCATATTTTGATCCATCTTTTCTAGTACTTTCTCCATAGACATACTTAGTCCAGCATCTCCGCTAACTAAGCAAACTGCACTTGATTTCAATCGCTTACTTAATCGAACATCGGTAACTTTATCAGCTAAGTGATCTTTAATATCTTCTAATAGTTCCTCGACTTCATCTTCATCAGCTTCAACACTTTCATCAACTTCATCTAAATCTAAGTCACCACGCAGAACTGACTTAAATTCTATATCATCATACTCTCTCAAACTATTAATTGCAAACTCATCAATCTCATCAAAGAAATATAGCACTTCCAAACCTTTTTCCTGCAGCAGTTCCATCTGAGGAAGTTTTTCTACTGTTGTTTCATCTTCACCTGTTACATAATAAATTACATCCTGATCTTCCTCCATCCGCTCAACATACTCAGCTAAAGTAGTCATCTCACTATCAGAATGAGAAGAAGGAAATACTAATAAATCAACTAATTCCTCCTGCTCTTTACCATAATTCATATTAATGCCGCCTTTAATTAATTGCCCAAACTCTCTCCAAAACTTCTTATATTTCTCACGATCATCAGCAAGCATATTCTTTAACCGCTTTAAAACTTTCTTTTTTAAATTTTTACTAATTATCTTTAACTGCTTATCATCCTGTAAAACCTGTCGAGACAGGTTTAAATTAAAATCAGGAGAATCTACTAACCCGCGAACAAATCTCAAATAATCAGGAAGTAATTTTGAACAATTATCCATAACAAAGTTATTTTTAGAATATAATCTAAGCCCCTGGTCAAAATCCTCAGAAAAAATATTAGACGGCGCCTGCTGAGGAATAAAAAGCAGGGTAGAATACTTAACTAATCCTTCAACTTTACTATGAACTACCTCTAGTGGCTCAGTCCAATCATTAAAGACTTCCTTATAAAATTCATTATATTCTTCCTCTTCAATATCTCCCTTATTTCTAACCCAAAGAGGTCTCATATCATTTAAAGTCCTAATTTCTTCTGTAGTTTCCCCTTCATCACCTTCTTCATAGAACTTCATCTTAATTGGATACTGTACATAATTAGAATGCTTCTGAACCAGCCGCTGTATGTTCTGGCGATTGGTTAAATCCATTCCTTCCCCGTCACTAGTAAACTCATTTCTTAACTGTAGTTTAATTATAGTACCACGCTCTGGTTTGTCCACTTCTTCTATTCGATATGTCCCGTCTCCTGTTGATTCCCATTTGACTCCTTTATCTTGTTTAGGTGCTCGAGTAATTAAAGTAACCTTGTTAGCTACCATAAAGGAAGAATAAAATCCAACTCCAAATTGTCCGATTAAATCTAAAGCATCATCTTCTGCAGCAGCCTGTTGTTCCTGTAATTTCTGTAAAAACTCCTGGGAACCTGACTGAGCAATAGTTCCAATATTCTCTATAACTTCATTGTAGGTCATTCCAATCCCATTATCTTCAATAATAAATTCATTATTGGCTTTATCTATATCAAGCCAAATCTCAAAATCAGAATTTCCTGCTAAAATATCAGAGTCAGTTAATGATTGAAACTTAACTTTATCAATTGCATCGGAAGCATTAGCGATTAACTCTCTTAAAAAGATTTCTTGATTAGTATAAATAGAATTAATCATTAGATCTAACATTTTCTGAGTTTCAGTCTGAAACTTTTTTTCTTCTGCTTCTTGAGCTGTCATTTATTTTGCCTCCTTTTATTAATAAATTCGCTATTCTTTGTTTAATATGTATGTTAATATCACCTAGCATTTATTTTAGCATTATCTAGCATTTATTGTCAATATGATTTTCTAATAATTCATTCTATTCTAAAGTCCTTTCTAAAAAATAACCTTTCCATTTTAAAGTAAATGTTAAATATTAATTAAATTATATTTTTATAATTTAATTTTTAGTCATAAGTGACCAAGTAATAAATAACTTTGCATTTGAATTATATTAATTTTAATTCAAATGCAGGTCTTTAATTGGTTTAAAACTAAATTAATACGTAAAGCATATTAAACACAACTACTAATTAACTGAAAATAAATTAAAATCTATAAAAATAATCTAGTTTTTTATACAGGAGGATATCAGCTATGAATATCTTTATATTAGATAAAAATATCAAAAAATGTGCTCAATATCATGCTAACAAACATGTAATTAAGATGATCTTAGAATCAGCCCAGTTATTATGTAGTGCCCACTGGATGACTGGTAGTGAAGCTCCTTATCGCTTAACCCATAAAAATCATCCCTGCAGTAAATGGGTTCGCGAATCAATCGAGAATTACCGTTGGTTAGTTAAATTAGGATTAGCTCTATGTAAAGAATATACCTATCGTTATGGCAAGACACATAAAACCGAAGAAAAATTAGAATGGTTGCGCGATAATGAACCGGATTTACCAAATAAAGAAATGACTGATTTTGTACTAGCTATGCCTGATAAATATAAATGTCAAGATCCAGTTCAGGCCTACCGCGCCTATTATCGGAGAGAGAAAAAAGAAATGGCCGCCTGGAAGAACAGACCTGTTCCAGACTGGTTTACACTAAATTAACAATGCCAATAAGATTTAAAGCCTTGACTTGTTAATAAAATCTGATATACTTATTTTTATGAAAGAAGAAAATTAATCTTTATATTTCAGTAAGGAGAATACGAAAATGATTGATGTTGAAGAAACCAATATTAAAACAAAGTACATTTTAAAAATCTTTATCGAATCCACTACAAAAATTATTAAAAAAGAAGGAATTAAAGGAGTCACTATTAGAAAAGTTGCTGATATTGCTGGTTATAATAGTGCCACTATATATAACTATTTTGAAAATTGTAACCAATTAATTTCTTTTGCAGCCATGAAATTTATCAGCAATTATATTCAAGCATTACCAAATTACTTTAAACAAGAAAATAGCGCTTTAGAAAACTTTCTAGCAGTTTGGGAATGTTTTTGTGAATATTGTTTTAAAGATCCGCAAATTTACTATGCAGTTTTTACCGAAGATATTGGAGATCAATCAGAAAATCTAATTAAAAATTACTACTCTCTTTTCCCAGAAGATTTAGGTGATCCACCTGAAGAAGTAATGCCTATGTTAATGGAATCTAATTTTGTGGAAAGATGTAGAATCTCAATTGATCCTTGCATCAAGAAAGGCTACTTTTCTGAAGAAGAAGCTGAAGAAATAAATGAAATGATTAGATTAACTTATCAGGGAATGCTTTCATTATTAGTCAATAATCGAGTAGATTACTCAAGTCAAGAAGCTGCCGAAAGAACCATGAAATATATTCGCAAAATTGTACATAGTTATCAATAAAGCAGCTGCTTAGCAGCTGTTTTATATCTAAATAAATTCTTACTTCATTCCTACTTGTAATATTATTTTAGCTACCAATAAATAATTTAACTGCCATAATCAAAATAATAACCACTAATATGCCTCTAATCCACTTATCTCCTTTAGACACTGCAAAATTACTACCTAAATAAGCTCCAATACTATTCCCTATCGCTAAAATCAAACCTAATAGCCAAGCTACCTTACCATTAATTATAAATACTATTAATGAAGGTATAGTATAAGCAGCAATTACAAATACTTTAATACTATTAATTTTAACTAAAGAAAGCCCTGTAATCAAAGAAAGAGTAACAATAAATAAAAAACCCACTCCTCCCTGAATAAAACCACCATAAATACCTACAAAGAAAAAAGCAACCATTGCTGCCAACTGTCGACTCGAACTTAACTTTTCTATAGTAGTCTCAATCTTCTTTTTTGGATCAAAAATAATTAAAATTAAAACTAAAATCATTACTCCAGCCAAAATTTTATTAAAAATATCTTCCGGTAAATCAACTGCTAAATTAGAACCAATAATTGCTCCTATCATTGCAGGAATACTTAATTTGAAACTAAATTTAAAATTAAAAAAACCTTTTCGCCGAAAATTAGTTACAGCTACAATATTCTGAATTAAAACAGCAATTCGATTCGTTCCATTAGCAATAGCTGAAGGCAACCCCATAAAAATTAAAGTAGACATCGCAATTAATGAACCTCCACCAGCTAAAGTATTTATGAATCCAGCCACTGTACCAGCAAATAAGATCATTAGTATTTTTAAAACTGACATTTATTAATTATACCTCCTAACTCAATCTAAAATAATAATATCAAATTTACGTCTTAACAACAATTAATTTTAAAAATCCATGCTATTAAGTTTTGTTCATCTCAAAATGAAAAATATCATCTATAATCTTATATTTATTAAAGAATTGATAAATAATATACCTGACTCATTAAACTAAATAAAAGGAGGAAAAATTATGAAGAAGAAATTTGTTATTTTATCCATTTTATTAATAGTTACTTTAACATTAGGAGCCTGTGCAAATACTGATGGAAACAATCAAACTAAGCAGAAGCAGAATCAAAATAAAATGGAAACTAAAGTTTCATCTAAAACTAAAGCCTCATCTATCTTTCAACAATCAGAAGTAAAAAACATGAAAGTCTCTGCTGATAAAGCCAAAATTAAATCAGGACCAGGTAATAACTTTAAAACTATAGGAAACTTAACAAAAAATGAAACAACTAAAGTATTAGGTCAAATTGAAGACTGGTATATTGTTCGCTTAAAAAATGGCCGCGTTGGGTGTGTAGATTCTAATCAATGCGAACCAATCGTTAAAGAAGACCAACCTCGTCCTCCACAACCACAGGACACTCCGAATCCAGAAGAAACTAAACAACCAGAACCAAAAAATCCACAACAAAATCAATCAGAAGAAAAAGCAAAACCAGTTGATAACTTAAGTTCAATAGAAAAACAAATGGTAGACTTAATTAATAAAGCAAGAAAAGAGAATAATGTAGATCCACTAAAAACAGATAAAGAATTAACAAAACTAGCTAGAATGAAATCTAAAGATATGGTCAAAAATGATTACTTCAGTCACTATTCTCCAACCTACGGCAGCCCTTTTGATATGCTCAATAAATTTGGAGTTGAGTACTTACAGGCAGGAGAAAATATAGCAGCTAACTCATCTGTAGAAGCAGCTCACAGGGAATTAATGAACTCTAAAGGACATAGAAGAAATATCCTTAATCCTCAATATACCCATGTAGGTGTAGGAATCAAATCTAGTGACAAATATGGTTATATCTTTACTCAACTCTTTATCAGTAAACCTACTGAATAAAATTTATATTGTCTAATTTAAAATAAAAGGAGCGGCAACCCTGCTCCTTTTTCTCTTTTCATGAATAAATCAGAAATCATTATAACCTATTTTTAATCTTATTAGCTTTACATAAATTCTTCTTCACATAATCAGGTATTTGTTCATTTTCTATTATTTCTGGCAGCGTCATCCAATAAACAGCAGACACTTCTTCCTTACTTTTACATCTAGCTACTCCTCTCTTATAACGACATAAAAATATAGTATCAACTACTGTATCATTAGAATTAATAACAAATGATTTACTTCCAATATACTTAACATCATCATAAATTTCAATTCCTACTTCTTCATAAATCTCTCGTCGCAAATTTCTCTCTAGAATATTTTCCGTAGAATGGGAGTTAGGATTTAACTCTTTCACCTTGCCGCTAAGTAATGTCAGAATACCAGGAGCATGTTCTTCTTTATCACTTCGCTTGATAATAAGCCACTTATCTCCTCTAAAAATAGCTGCCTCAACACTGACAATATTCCAAATATATGCCATTGATTTATCCTCACCTTCAATAAATATAATGATTAATTACTAACTTATATTAAAAATAATTAACTCCTTTATTTTATCTTAACTTTAACTTCAATTTTTAATAGTATTAATAAAACTGCTGGGATTACAAAAGTAACCCCAGCAATATTAGAAAATTACTATTTTAACAACGACAACTGCCATCATCAAAGAAGATAAAGAAGAAGAACAAAAGAACTATTATCCAAATAAAACCATGACCGAAACCTCCACTACTTCTAGACATCCTGTCACCTCCTTAACTATAAAAAATGAAATATTCTATTTTGTAAGTATAATATGTTCTTTCTTATATATTCGTGTAATATTCTATTAAATAATCACCCTACATCTGATAAATGTAGGGTGATTATAGATTCTTATATTCAATCTTTTATTTTTCAAAAATTGCAAAACCTCCGCCGAAAAAGAAGAAGAAAACAACAATAAGCAACAATCCAAAGAAACCGCCACCGAAAAAGCCTTCTAATTCACCATCAAATTCATTCTGCATTATTTTAACCTCCCCCCCCTTTAAACTTACTATGCAATATAATATGTATTATAGACCATAAATGTGTAAATTCTTGATATCAATTATAAAAAAAGCAGTAGCCCGATTGGCTACTGCTAAACTATAAAATCTTATTCAATAATAACTTTATCTAATTTCCATTCTTCATCTTCATATGATAAATTAATTATATACTTAACTAAACTGTTGTAAGCTTCACCGTTCCATTCTCGTTTAGGATAATGTTTCATAACTTTAAGTTCAACTTTTGCCCAGTCCTCTGATCTTTCTATTACCTTTGCGTTTTTGACTACTTCATGTGTTGGGAATGTTAGTTCCCCCTCATTATTTTGATGATATTCTTTAAGCCGTTTAACTTGTTCTTCTATCTCACCTTTAGTTGTTATATCTTCAAGATTTTTCTCTAACAATTTAATGATCAAATTAAAACCATCTTTCCTATTATCAGTTAATCTATCTAAATTAATATAACTTTCATAGGCAGCTTGAAATGTAGCCTCAACTTGATGGTTCAATTGATATGCCAATAAGGCTAATCTAACATTAGTAGCATTAGTCAATTCTTTATCTATCTTTTTGTTTTGTATTTTATTTTTTTTACTTGTAGAAGAATCATAATTTTGACCGTATGATTCTAATTCAGAAATAACCCTATACCCTTCCCCTTTACTTTCTCGCCTGATTAATCCTACTTTTTTTGCATAATACTCATAAATCTCAAATTGTCTATTTTCGTCTCTAGGAGTAATCTTTACTTTAATTACATTAGAAAATTCTCCCGCTGGAACTTCTATTTTTTTATCTATTGCTATAATTTTACGTCTGGTTTCTCCAGATACCCAGCTGTTTCCTACTTCTAAAGGAGTCTGTAAAATTACTTCTTCAAATTGCTTATTTTCTTCTATATCAGACAATAAATTTTCTTCACTATAAAATTCTGTCTCTTCAACTAACTGAATAACTTTTTTATCAGTAATTTTATATACCTTTGCCATTTCAGTTCCACCATTATTCTCATGTATTTGGACTAAAGAATCATTTTTAAATTTTACTTCTTTATTAAAAGCAGCAAATTCATTACCTATTCCAGAAAATTTAAAATACCTTCCTTCTTTAGCAGGAAAATAACTACTTATTTCCTCTCCACTAAGAAAGCTACTGCTTAAATTCTCTTCGTTTAAAGCTTCTCCATTTCCACAACTAGTAACCACAAATATTAATATTAAAATAAGAATAATTGTTGAACATAATCGCTTCTGTTTCATCATGGTCCCCCCTTATACTATAAACTTAATCTTTTTATTTTTTCACACCTTCACAAGTCTAACATAAATTTAAAATATATACAATAGTAAAAGAATAATCTATAAACAAAATAATCCAATTATTCTATTTCAAAAATAGCATATAAGCCATTACCATTACTTTAATGAAAAAGCCCCTGGTAATTTCCAGAGGCATAACAGACGATATTTAAGTTTCAGGTATACAAATGCTTTGACCAATCAGTAAAGCATCAGGATTTACATCTGGATTTAATCTTTTTAGTTCCTCAATTGTAGTTCCAAATCTTCTAGCTATTTCATAAAATGTATCCCCCGCTTGAATCTGATATTTAAATGTACCTTCCGGGCATTCTACTGGCGGTTTAGCTACCGGAATGCAAATAATCTCACCTACATTAAGATTCTGTGGATCTAATCGTGGATTTGCCTCATTTAAATTATCTACTGAAATATTAAATCGCTGAGCAATCTTATAAAGAGTATCCCCCGGCTGAATAGAATAAAAATTCCCCTCTGGACAAGAAGGAAATCGTTCCTGCAACGGAATACAGATTTCCTGTCCAACTTGTAAATTCTCCGGATCAATTCCAGGATTGGCTCCAATAAGCGCTGGAATTGTAGTTTCAAAACGCTGAATTAATTCATACAGAGTATCTCCAGCCTTAATAACATATTCCTCAGTATTTGGCGGACATTCTCTGGAACCATCAACCATTCTATCCCCCCTTTCTAAAATATTATATTTAAACTTTCACCTAAATGTTCTTATGTAACTAAATAATATTCTAAATACCTGGGATTAGCGATGTTTCACAGTAAGTACCTGTTGAATTTTTCTGGTAGTATTGATATCCTGGATTTGGACCGCCATTAATTGATGGTTTAATTGAAAATTATCAATAAGATTTAATTGGTAACTTTTTAATTATTAAAATTTTAATAATTAAATTATATTAAAGTAATAATATAAACAAAATCATTTAAAACTAATCAACCTAAGACATAATATAGAATGGATGATTAATAATGTCTCAATTACTAGCAACATTTTGGACAACTTCCATAATATATTTCCTAATTTTCATTCTAGCCCGCACAATAGGTAGAAAACTTCTATCACAGATCACCTTCTTTGAATTTGTCATAATTATAACTATTGGTACTATTGGTGCTAACTATATTACTAATCAAATCAATGGTAAGTGGATTTTAATTAGTTTACTTATCTTAACTTTTTATGTAGTTACTTTCGATTATCTATCTCTTAAAAGTTTACGTTTTAGAAAAATTGTTGAAGGTGAACCGATAATCATAATTCAAAATGGTAAAATCCTGGAAGATAATATGCGCAAAGCAAGATATAACTTAGATCATCTTGAAATGCAATTACGACAAAAAGGAGTATTTGACTTAAGCCAAGTAGAATTTGCTATTTTAGAATCACACGGAAAAT includes:
- a CDS encoding YetF domain-containing protein, whose product is MSQLLATFWTTSIIYFLIFILARTIGRKLLSQITFFEFVIIITIGTIGANYITNQINGKWILISLLILTFYVVTFDYLSLKSLRFRKIVEGEPIIIIQNGKILEDNMRKARYNLDHLEMQLRQKGVFDLSQVEFAILESHGKLSVLKKSNDQPVTLKDLNLNSQYKGLPSEIIKDGEILEQNLQQNNLDFKWLYNELNKQNINDISEVVLASLNTDGSLYIDLRNEPPNYNQKPED